From Pseudorca crassidens isolate mPseCra1 chromosome 15, mPseCra1.hap1, whole genome shotgun sequence, one genomic window encodes:
- the MATN4 gene encoding matrilin-4 isoform X2 yields the protein MRGRLCSQLPMFLLLLQPWETQLQFAGPRCRTGPLDLVFVIDSSRSVRPFEFQTMRQFLVSLLRSLDVGPNATRVGVIQYSSQVQSVFPLGTFSRREDMERAIRTLVPLAQGTMTGLAIQYAMNVAFSVAEGARPPEARVPRVAVIVTDGRPQDRVAEVAAQARARGIEIYAVGVQRADVASLRAMASPPLDEHVFLVESFDRIQEFGLQFQRRLCRKDLCAEGGHGCQHQCVSSPGTFHCACNPGYRLAADDKSCLALDLCTEGTHGCEHHCVSSPGFYFCRCRAGFVLQQDQRSCRAIDHCSFGNHSCQHECVSTFGGPRCRCRGGYNLLPDGRSCQAQDLCNGVDHGCEFQCVSEGFSYRCLCPERWQLQADGKSCSRCQEGHVDLVLLVDGSKSVRPQNFELVKRFVNQIVDFLDVSPEGTRVGLVQFSSRVRTEFPLGRYGTAAEVKQAVLAVEYMERGTMTGLALRHMVEHSFSEAQGARPRALNVPRVGLVFTDGRSQDDVSVWAARAKEEGIVMYAVGVGKAVEEELREIASEPAELHVSYSPDFSTMTHLLENLKGSICPEEGISAGTELRSPCECESLVEFQGRTLGALESLSQNLAQLTARLEDVENQLATQK from the exons ATGAGGGGGCGTCTATGCTCGCAGCTGCCCATGTTCCTGCTCCTTCTCCAGCCCTGGGAAACCCAGCTCCAGTTCGCAG GTCCCAGGTGCCGTACTGGGCCCCTGGATTTGGTGTTCGTGATTGACAGCTCGCGCAGTGTGCGCCCCTTCGAGTTCCAGACGATGCGGCAGTTCCTGGTGAGCCTCCTCCGCAGCTTGGACGTGGGGCCCAACGCCACGCGCGTCGGCGTGATCCAGTATTCGAGTCAAGTGCAGAGCGTCTTCCCGCTCGGAACCTTCTCACGCCGCGAGGATATGGAGCGCGCCATCCGCACTCTAGTGCCACTGGCGCAGGGCACCATGACCGGGCTGGCAATCCAGTACGCCATGAACGTGGCCTTCAGTGTGGCCGAGGGCGCGCGCCCGCCGGAGGCGCGCGTGCCGCGCGTCGCTGTAATCGTGACCGACGGGCGGCCCCAGGATCGCGTGGCCGAAGTGGCGGCGCAGGCGCGCGCCCGCGGCATCGAGATCTACGCCGTGGGGGTTCAGCGCGCTGACGTGGCCTCCCTGCGCGCCATGGCGTCCCCCCCGCTGGACGAGCACGTCTTCCTCGTCGAGTCCTTCGACCGTATCCAGGAATTTGGCCTTCAGTTCCAGCGCCGGCTGTGTC GAAAGGACCTGTGTGCTGAGGGGGGACACGGCTGCCAGCACCAATGTGTCAGCTCCCCCGGCACGTTCCACTGTGCCTGCAACCCCGGCTACCGGCTAGCAGCAGATGACAAGAGCTGTTTGG CCCTCGACCTGTGCACTGAAGGGACCCATGGCTGTGAGCATCACTGCGTCAGCTCCCCGGGCTTCTATTTCTGTCGCTGCCGAGCTGGCTTTGTACTCCAGCAGGACCAGAGGAGCTGCAGGG CCATTGACCACTGCAGCTTTGGGAACCACAGCTGCCAGCATGAGTGTGTTAGCACCTTTGGTGGGCCACGGTGCCGCTGCAGAGGGGGCTACAACTTGCTGCCCGACGGCAGGAGCTGTCAGG CCCAGGACCTTTGCAATGGCGTAGACCATGGATGCGAGTTCCAGTGCGTGAGTGAGGGCTTCTCCTACCGCTGCCTATGCCCTGAGCGGTGGCAGCTCCAGGCAGATGGCAAGAGCTGCAGCC GGTGCCAGGAAGGCCACGTGGACCTGGTTCTGCTCGTCGATGGCTCCAAGAGCGTGCGTCCGCAGAACTTCGAGCTGGTGAAGCGCTTCGTGAACCAGATCGTGGACTTCCTGGACGTGTCCCCGGAAGGCACGCGCGTGGGGCTGGTGCAGTTCTCCAGCCGCGTGCGCACCGAGTTCCCACTGGGCCGCTACGGCACGGCGGCCGAGGTGAAGCAGGCGGTCCTGGCTGTGGAGTATATGGAGCGCGGCACCATGACCGGGCTTGCGCTGCGCCACATGGTGGAGCACAGCTTTTCAGAGGCGCAGGGCGCGCGGCCCCGGGCGCTCAACGTGCCCCGCGTGGGCCTGGTCTTCACCGACGGCCGCTCCCAGGATGACGTCTCGGTGTGGGCGGCGCGCGCCAAGGAGGAAG GCATCGTCATGTACGCCGTGGGCGTAGGCAAGGCGGTGGAGGAGGAGCTGCGAGAGATCGCCTCGGAGCCAGCGGAGCTGCACGTGTCCTACTCCCCCGACTTCAGCACCATGACGCACCTGCTGGAGAACCTCAAAGGCAGCATCTGCCCGG AGGAGGGCATCAGCGCGGGGACAGAGCTTCGGAGCCCCTGCGAGTGCGAAAGTCTTGTGGAGTTCCAGGGCCGCACGCTGGGGGCGCTCGAGAGTCTGTCGCAGAATC tggcccagctgacGGCGCGCCTGGAGGATGTGGAGAACCAACTGGCCACCCAGAAGTGA
- the MATN4 gene encoding matrilin-4 isoform X3 — protein sequence MRGRLCSQLPMFLLLLQPWETQLQFAGPRCRTGPLDLVFVIDSSRSVRPFEFQTMRQFLVSLLRSLDVGPNATRVGVIQYSSQVQSVFPLGTFSRREDMERAIRTLVPLAQGTMTGLAIQYAMNVAFSVAEGARPPEARVPRVAVIVTDGRPQDRVAEVAAQARARGIEIYAVGVQRADVASLRAMASPPLDEHVFLVESFDRIQEFGLQFQRRLCRKDLCAEGGHGCQHQCVSSPGTFHCACNPGYRLAADDKSCLALDLCTEGTHGCEHHCVSSPGFYFCRCRAGFVLQQDQRSCRAIDHCSFGNHSCQHECVSTFGGPRCRCRGGYNLLPDGRSCQAQDLCNGVDHGCEFQCVSEGFSYRCLCPERWQLQADGKSCSRCQEGHVDLVLLVDGSKSVRPQNFELVKRFVNQIVDFLDVSPEGTRVGLVQFSSRVRTEFPLGRYGTAAEVKQAVLAVEYMERGTMTGLALRHMVEHSFSEAQGARPRALNVPRVGLVFTDGRSQDDVSVWAARAKEEGIVMYAVGVGKAVEEELREIASEPAELHVSYSPDFSTMTHLLENLKGSICPDLVIPMSIKV from the exons ATGAGGGGGCGTCTATGCTCGCAGCTGCCCATGTTCCTGCTCCTTCTCCAGCCCTGGGAAACCCAGCTCCAGTTCGCAG GTCCCAGGTGCCGTACTGGGCCCCTGGATTTGGTGTTCGTGATTGACAGCTCGCGCAGTGTGCGCCCCTTCGAGTTCCAGACGATGCGGCAGTTCCTGGTGAGCCTCCTCCGCAGCTTGGACGTGGGGCCCAACGCCACGCGCGTCGGCGTGATCCAGTATTCGAGTCAAGTGCAGAGCGTCTTCCCGCTCGGAACCTTCTCACGCCGCGAGGATATGGAGCGCGCCATCCGCACTCTAGTGCCACTGGCGCAGGGCACCATGACCGGGCTGGCAATCCAGTACGCCATGAACGTGGCCTTCAGTGTGGCCGAGGGCGCGCGCCCGCCGGAGGCGCGCGTGCCGCGCGTCGCTGTAATCGTGACCGACGGGCGGCCCCAGGATCGCGTGGCCGAAGTGGCGGCGCAGGCGCGCGCCCGCGGCATCGAGATCTACGCCGTGGGGGTTCAGCGCGCTGACGTGGCCTCCCTGCGCGCCATGGCGTCCCCCCCGCTGGACGAGCACGTCTTCCTCGTCGAGTCCTTCGACCGTATCCAGGAATTTGGCCTTCAGTTCCAGCGCCGGCTGTGTC GAAAGGACCTGTGTGCTGAGGGGGGACACGGCTGCCAGCACCAATGTGTCAGCTCCCCCGGCACGTTCCACTGTGCCTGCAACCCCGGCTACCGGCTAGCAGCAGATGACAAGAGCTGTTTGG CCCTCGACCTGTGCACTGAAGGGACCCATGGCTGTGAGCATCACTGCGTCAGCTCCCCGGGCTTCTATTTCTGTCGCTGCCGAGCTGGCTTTGTACTCCAGCAGGACCAGAGGAGCTGCAGGG CCATTGACCACTGCAGCTTTGGGAACCACAGCTGCCAGCATGAGTGTGTTAGCACCTTTGGTGGGCCACGGTGCCGCTGCAGAGGGGGCTACAACTTGCTGCCCGACGGCAGGAGCTGTCAGG CCCAGGACCTTTGCAATGGCGTAGACCATGGATGCGAGTTCCAGTGCGTGAGTGAGGGCTTCTCCTACCGCTGCCTATGCCCTGAGCGGTGGCAGCTCCAGGCAGATGGCAAGAGCTGCAGCC GGTGCCAGGAAGGCCACGTGGACCTGGTTCTGCTCGTCGATGGCTCCAAGAGCGTGCGTCCGCAGAACTTCGAGCTGGTGAAGCGCTTCGTGAACCAGATCGTGGACTTCCTGGACGTGTCCCCGGAAGGCACGCGCGTGGGGCTGGTGCAGTTCTCCAGCCGCGTGCGCACCGAGTTCCCACTGGGCCGCTACGGCACGGCGGCCGAGGTGAAGCAGGCGGTCCTGGCTGTGGAGTATATGGAGCGCGGCACCATGACCGGGCTTGCGCTGCGCCACATGGTGGAGCACAGCTTTTCAGAGGCGCAGGGCGCGCGGCCCCGGGCGCTCAACGTGCCCCGCGTGGGCCTGGTCTTCACCGACGGCCGCTCCCAGGATGACGTCTCGGTGTGGGCGGCGCGCGCCAAGGAGGAAG GCATCGTCATGTACGCCGTGGGCGTAGGCAAGGCGGTGGAGGAGGAGCTGCGAGAGATCGCCTCGGAGCCAGCGGAGCTGCACGTGTCCTACTCCCCCGACTTCAGCACCATGACGCACCTGCTGGAGAACCTCAAAGGCAGCATCTGCCCGG atctgGTGATTCCAATGAGCATCAAGGTTTGA
- the MATN4 gene encoding matrilin-4 isoform X1, producing the protein MRGRLCSQLPMFLLLLQPWETQLQFAGPRCRTGPLDLVFVIDSSRSVRPFEFQTMRQFLVSLLRSLDVGPNATRVGVIQYSSQVQSVFPLGTFSRREDMERAIRTLVPLAQGTMTGLAIQYAMNVAFSVAEGARPPEARVPRVAVIVTDGRPQDRVAEVAAQARARGIEIYAVGVQRADVASLRAMASPPLDEHVFLVESFDRIQEFGLQFQRRLCRKDLCAEGGHGCQHQCVSSPGTFHCACNPGYRLAADDKSCLALDLCTEGTHGCEHHCVSSPGFYFCRCRAGFVLQQDQRSCRAIDHCSFGNHSCQHECVSTFGGPRCRCRGGYNLLPDGRSCQAQDLCNGVDHGCEFQCVSEGFSYRCLCPERWQLQADGKSCSRCQEGHVDLVLLVDGSKSVRPQNFELVKRFVNQIVDFLDVSPEGTRVGLVQFSSRVRTEFPLGRYGTAAEVKQAVLAVEYMERGTMTGLALRHMVEHSFSEAQGARPRALNVPRVGLVFTDGRSQDDVSVWAARAKEEGIVMYAVGVGKAVEEELREIASEPAELHVSYSPDFSTMTHLLENLKGSICPASHSPTLCARLPEEGISAGTELRSPCECESLVEFQGRTLGALESLSQNLAQLTARLEDVENQLATQK; encoded by the exons ATGAGGGGGCGTCTATGCTCGCAGCTGCCCATGTTCCTGCTCCTTCTCCAGCCCTGGGAAACCCAGCTCCAGTTCGCAG GTCCCAGGTGCCGTACTGGGCCCCTGGATTTGGTGTTCGTGATTGACAGCTCGCGCAGTGTGCGCCCCTTCGAGTTCCAGACGATGCGGCAGTTCCTGGTGAGCCTCCTCCGCAGCTTGGACGTGGGGCCCAACGCCACGCGCGTCGGCGTGATCCAGTATTCGAGTCAAGTGCAGAGCGTCTTCCCGCTCGGAACCTTCTCACGCCGCGAGGATATGGAGCGCGCCATCCGCACTCTAGTGCCACTGGCGCAGGGCACCATGACCGGGCTGGCAATCCAGTACGCCATGAACGTGGCCTTCAGTGTGGCCGAGGGCGCGCGCCCGCCGGAGGCGCGCGTGCCGCGCGTCGCTGTAATCGTGACCGACGGGCGGCCCCAGGATCGCGTGGCCGAAGTGGCGGCGCAGGCGCGCGCCCGCGGCATCGAGATCTACGCCGTGGGGGTTCAGCGCGCTGACGTGGCCTCCCTGCGCGCCATGGCGTCCCCCCCGCTGGACGAGCACGTCTTCCTCGTCGAGTCCTTCGACCGTATCCAGGAATTTGGCCTTCAGTTCCAGCGCCGGCTGTGTC GAAAGGACCTGTGTGCTGAGGGGGGACACGGCTGCCAGCACCAATGTGTCAGCTCCCCCGGCACGTTCCACTGTGCCTGCAACCCCGGCTACCGGCTAGCAGCAGATGACAAGAGCTGTTTGG CCCTCGACCTGTGCACTGAAGGGACCCATGGCTGTGAGCATCACTGCGTCAGCTCCCCGGGCTTCTATTTCTGTCGCTGCCGAGCTGGCTTTGTACTCCAGCAGGACCAGAGGAGCTGCAGGG CCATTGACCACTGCAGCTTTGGGAACCACAGCTGCCAGCATGAGTGTGTTAGCACCTTTGGTGGGCCACGGTGCCGCTGCAGAGGGGGCTACAACTTGCTGCCCGACGGCAGGAGCTGTCAGG CCCAGGACCTTTGCAATGGCGTAGACCATGGATGCGAGTTCCAGTGCGTGAGTGAGGGCTTCTCCTACCGCTGCCTATGCCCTGAGCGGTGGCAGCTCCAGGCAGATGGCAAGAGCTGCAGCC GGTGCCAGGAAGGCCACGTGGACCTGGTTCTGCTCGTCGATGGCTCCAAGAGCGTGCGTCCGCAGAACTTCGAGCTGGTGAAGCGCTTCGTGAACCAGATCGTGGACTTCCTGGACGTGTCCCCGGAAGGCACGCGCGTGGGGCTGGTGCAGTTCTCCAGCCGCGTGCGCACCGAGTTCCCACTGGGCCGCTACGGCACGGCGGCCGAGGTGAAGCAGGCGGTCCTGGCTGTGGAGTATATGGAGCGCGGCACCATGACCGGGCTTGCGCTGCGCCACATGGTGGAGCACAGCTTTTCAGAGGCGCAGGGCGCGCGGCCCCGGGCGCTCAACGTGCCCCGCGTGGGCCTGGTCTTCACCGACGGCCGCTCCCAGGATGACGTCTCGGTGTGGGCGGCGCGCGCCAAGGAGGAAG GCATCGTCATGTACGCCGTGGGCGTAGGCAAGGCGGTGGAGGAGGAGCTGCGAGAGATCGCCTCGGAGCCAGCGGAGCTGCACGTGTCCTACTCCCCCGACTTCAGCACCATGACGCACCTGCTGGAGAACCTCAAAGGCAGCATCTGCCCGG CTTCTCACTCCCCCACTCTCTGTGCCCGGCTGCCAGAGGAGGGCATCAGCGCGGGGACAGAGCTTCGGAGCCCCTGCGAGTGCGAAAGTCTTGTGGAGTTCCAGGGCCGCACGCTGGGGGCGCTCGAGAGTCTGTCGCAGAATC tggcccagctgacGGCGCGCCTGGAGGATGTGGAGAACCAACTGGCCACCCAGAAGTGA
- the SLPI gene encoding antileukoproteinase, producing MTFSGLFPFVLLALGTLAPWAVEGAGNALKAGDCPPRKPAQCLKYEKPKCSIDRPCPEKKKCCPDACGMTCLDPVNILNPVEEKPGKCPVFTYQCAMVNPPNRCETDSQCVGELKCCEGPCGKECLLPVKVEEKPGMCPVSLARCMMLNPPNRCETDSQCMGELKCCESFCGKECLLPVKA from the exons ATGACGTTCAGTGGTCTCTTCCCCTTCGTGCTTCTTGCCCTGGGAACCCTGGCACCTTGGGCTGTGGAAGGTGCTGGAAATG CTTTGAAAGCTGGAGACTGCCCTCCTAGAAAACCTGCCCAGTGCCTTAAATATGAGAAACCCAAGTGCAGCATTGACCGTCCGTGTCCAGAGAAGAAGAAATGTTGCCCTGATGCTTGCGGAATGACATGCCTGGATCCTGTCAACATCTTGAACCCAG TTGAGGAGAAGCCTGGGAAGTGTCCAGTGTTCACCTACCAATGTGCGATGGTTAACCCCCCCAATCGATGTGAGACAGACAGCCAGTGCGTGGGTGAATTAAAGTGCTGCGAGGGCCCTTGTGGGAAAGAGTGCCTGCTCCCTGTGAAAG TTGAGGAGAAGCCTGGGATGTGTCCAGTGTCCCTCGCCCGATGTATGATGCTTAACCCCCCCAATCGATGTGAGACAGACAGCCAGTGCATGGGTGAATTAAAGTGCTGCGAGAGCTTTTGTGGGAAAGAGTGCCTGCTCCCTGTGAAAG CCTGA